gtttttcaaatatttgtttttcctttgccTTGTGCCAGACAAAACAGAATACTTTGTTTTCTCTGGGAGAAATTTTCATTCCTTTTCTAAATTCTTCTATTTGGAATGCCCTATTGGATTCGTAAGCCTGCCTCATTGCTGTAATTTTCTCTGTCATTTTGGAGCGGATAAAAATTGGTTCTCTAGCTGAGCTATAGAGCCAGTGGAGTATATTTAATGCCCAGCAGACATGGGTTCATGCCTAAGGACCGCCTGCACACCCATCTGAATTATTAACTTTTGGCTATGATATAGGCTATGCTTGTGTCATTACAGTATCGCATAGCTTTGGTCACATGCGCAAAGACcgatatttaaaatatttgacaaaTAACTTTCAGGCTAGTAGCTTGTAGGTATAGGACAGTAGTATTAATAGCTATTAGTAGCTATTTTTAAGTAGCTATTTTAGGCTATATGGAACAGTGATTACAGAGATGTATGTTGAGAAATCCAAATGTTCACATTCTGTTTAGAGAGGAAGATGATAAGCCGTTTTTTGGGTCAGGACTAGGCATTGCAAAACGAAATTGAGTGAATGCAAAGGGATCGACTCCAAAGCCTGACAGGGATTGTTTTGAAAAAGTCATATCTTGTGTTCAGCCTTGTCCAAAGCTTTGAATGCAATCTTGATTTTTCTGTGCAGTGCTTCTGGTTCAGGCTCAGGTCAGACTGGACCCAGACTCTCAAATCTAAACAAatctgccttgttttttttctaggctatgtttttttccattcttcaTTAAGGCACGATAGCGGAAAAGAAATGGGCGAAAAATGATACCGGTGAGCGACAGTGTGGATATTTTGTGTGGGTGCGTCTTTGTTCTCAATCCGCTCTGGCCTGCACTTCTTTTTTTAGGGGGTACAATATTGGAGTGAGGCTCATCGAAGACTTCCTGGCTCGATCCAGTGTGGGGAGGTGTCACGATTTCCGAGAAACAGCCGATGTCATCGCGAAGGTAACGGAAAGTTGGCGTGCCTATCGGAGCGCAAATGCAGAAAAACCACCCAGATGTAACCGATAAACGGAAAAATAATGCAGAGGAAGGCCATGGCATTTCGAACTTAGGACTGCGGAAGCCTGCAGAATTTCTTTGCTTTCATAAcgtttctgattttatttttggagtcgTGCAGGTGAAGAAATAGCCAAGCCCTTCCCCTATAAAGCCAGGAATcccacacacgtgtgcactgGCCCAGCGTCCGGCAGTCTGAAGTCAGATTCCACTCCTGCGcttattgtttttgtgcatgatATCAAGGCACGCCGTTACTTACACCTCATGTAAAACAAAGACATTCATCCAGCAAATTAGTTCACGCTGCAGGAATGACTATCCAGTTTCCCCAACACCGCAGTACCGGACCAAGAATTCAGATATTAATCTTTGACTGGACCGTTTACGGTGAACGTTCCTGTGGTAGTGCTTAAGTGAACTGGGCTATGGACAAGAGGGTTTCGGGTTTGAATCTCATAATCCCACTGCTGTTCTTTCCTTGAGCCAAGGTGCTTAAAGCAAACCTTGTGGTAGGAACAAAAGTTTATGCAAAGCATAGTTATGGTGGAACTCCACAGATTGATCAAGAATATCCATATGACTGAAATCTAGATTATGCTTGCCTGAAGGTAGCTCACTGTAATTTAGCCAGAACATTTTGAAAAGCgctctttgtttttgtatgttccGCTTGTGTTTGGATACACTTTTTGCTCTTCAAGCACAATAATAACCATATTTGTCCTTTGCACTTCAAAGAATTGCCATGCTACGCAAGACATAAAGCACCttaaatgcatgtaaaacatGACTTGGCCATATCACTATCCTCAGACATCCAGACAGTATTAATTTTGTGCCCTGTTACGCATGAGGACTGAGCTGGCATCGGGGTGCTTTGGGTGGGTTGGCAGTTCAGAATGTTGGCTGTGTTTCCTCGCAGGTGGCATTCAAGATGTATCTGGGCATTACTCCCAGCGTGACCAACTGGAGCCCGGCAGGGGACGAGTTCTCCCTCATCCTGGAGAGTAACCCGCTGGTGGACTTTGTGGAGCTGCCAGACAACCACAGCACCCTGGTGTACTCAAACCTTCTTTGTGGGGTGCTGAGGGGAGCCCTGGAGATGGTGAGGAGCGAAGGGGCAAATGCATGATGATTTTGGGGGCTGACATATGAGGAATGCCCTGAGAACAGAAGTCCAGCCTTGACGAAGGCCTGGAGACTGTGCTGTGCAATGAACTATGAGCCTCGATGGTCTGCACGGCCTGTTCTCATCgttatgttcatgtgtgtgaggCTTGATGAGCAGAGGTATGTGACCTGATAGATGGCCGCAGAAATAGAGCGATGTTAAGGCATGCGCCAGTAGTGCAAGACGGACGCATtgcatgacctttgaccttcgaCCCCACTCTGTTACTCTGCAGGTCCAAATGGCG
This region of Anguilla rostrata isolate EN2019 chromosome 8, ASM1855537v3, whole genome shotgun sequence genomic DNA includes:
- the trappc3 gene encoding trafficking protein particle complex subunit 3 isoform X2 gives rise to the protein MHRMNSELFTLTYGALVTQLCKDYENDEEVNKQLDKMGYNIGVRLIEDFLARSSVGRCHDFRETADVIAKVAFKMYLGITPSVTNWSPAGDEFSLILESNPLVDFVELPDNHSTLVYSNLLCGVLRGALEMVQMAVDVRFAQDTLRGDNVTEIRMKFIKRIEENLPAGDE
- the trappc3 gene encoding trafficking protein particle complex subunit 3 isoform X1, with amino-acid sequence MSRQSNRTTESKKMNSELFTLTYGALVTQLCKDYENDEEVNKQLDKMGYNIGVRLIEDFLARSSVGRCHDFRETADVIAKVAFKMYLGITPSVTNWSPAGDEFSLILESNPLVDFVELPDNHSTLVYSNLLCGVLRGALEMVQMAVDVRFAQDTLRGDNVTEIRMKFIKRIEENLPAGDE